The Coccidioides posadasii str. Silveira chromosome 3, complete sequence genome contains a region encoding:
- a CDS encoding uncharacterized protein (EggNog:ENOG410Q598~COG:S~TransMembrane:1 (o360-378i)) yields the protein MALEYITGKTLHGTDVPCLPDELKSHLFDQLADVYIQLYRQQFDHVGALTLDSNDENWVFEHNRPLTIELNDQELSGMKSSEIIPAHQTYNSTIDYAYAVLKLIFNDFYRGKDSVFDKEDARNYLYGIFASQGIVMEWVDPKDNHGPFILMHGDLRPPNIFVDADLNIISVIDWEWSHTVPPQMFVPPSWITSQELPAATKKPYDFAFTVYISQFQRAAREREDKHYNPDNKLKFILPLVKLWSKHLMSDTVFIAYALLKPCYFGNVYWNLLDDMYYGEDSDKRVEGFFKLCLRKQQEEELQRVLSDLEAFQKELALAGLDPIEPLKPPTLDPAKGKEGAAIHQVWRKPNLERIVGLFCRWLPCSLVGVSVFVCCIIAKRR from the coding sequence ATGGCCTTGGAGTACATCACAGGCAAAACTCTCCATGGAACTGATGTGCCATGTCTTCCTGACGAGTTGAAGTCGCATCTGTTCGACCAGCTTGCCGATGTCTATATTCAACTCTATCGCCAGCAGTTCGATCATGTCGGCGCTCTCACGCTGGACAGCAACGATGAAAACTGGGTGTTTGAGCATAACCGCCCGCTCACCATTGAGCTGAATGACCAGGAACTCAGCGGGATGAAGAGTTCCGAGATTATCCCTGCTCACCAAACCTACAATTCTACCATTGATTATGCCTATGCTGTCTTGAAATTGATTTTCAATGATTTTTACCGCGGGAAAGATAGTGTTTTCGACAAGGAGGATGCACGGAACTATCTATATGGCATATTTGCGTCCCAGGGCATTGTGATGGAATGGGTAGACCCAAAGGACAACCACGGGCCGTTCATTCTCATGCATGGGGATCTTCGACCTCCTAATATCTTTGTGGATGCTGACCTGAACATCATCTCAGTCATCGATTGGGAGTGGAGTCACACGGTTCCACCGCAAATGTTTGTCCCGCCCTCCTGGATTACAAGCCAGGAGCTCCCAGCTGCCACTAAAAAGCCCTATGACTTTGCCTTTACGGTATACATTTCTCAGTTCCAGCGAGCCGCGAGAGAGCGGGAGGACAAACATTATAACCCGGATAACAAGCTGAAATTTATTCTTCCTCTGGTCAAACTTTGGAGCAAACATCTCATGTCAGATACGGTGTTCATTGCCTACGCGCTTTTAAAACCATGCTATTTTGGGAATGTCTACTGGAATCTGTTGGATGACATGTACTACGGAGAAGACAGTGACAAAAGAGTGGAGGGCTTCTTTAAACTTTGTCTGCGgaagcaacaagaagaagaattgcAGAGAGTGCTGTCTGACCTTGAGGCTTTCCAGAAGGAATTAGCACTGGCAGGATTAGACCCAATCGAACCGCTCAAGCCCCCAACACTTGATCCAGCCAAAGGTAAGGAGGGTGCCGCTATACACCAAGTATGGAGGAAACCCAACCTTGAAAGAATCGTTGGCCTATTCTGTCGTTGGCTACCCTGCTCGCTGGTGGGTGTCAGTGTCTTCGTCTGCTGCATCATCGCCAAACGGCGGTAA
- a CDS encoding uncharacterized protein (EggNog:ENOG410Q598~COG:S), protein MDQLTRHLLDKEVKKFIDSIEPSLVCKLASSLHPEKKSCQVFSDPQKGSYNICFPVVFTDAGDQIPNVESTQNAERWMIRIPLLPRLAFPEEKMRGEIATMK, encoded by the coding sequence ATGGATCAGCTCACCCGTCATCTGCTTGATAAAGAAGTCAAGAAGTTCATTGACTCGATTGAGCCATCTTTGGTCTGCAAATTGGCTTCCTCCTTGCACCCTGAGAAGAAGTCGTGCCAGGTCTTCTCAGATCCACAGAAAGGGAGCTATAATATCTGCTTTCCAGTTGTTTTTACAGACGCAGGGGACCAGATTCCCAATGTCGAGTCAACTCAGAATGCTGAACGATGGATGATCCGAATCCCCCTGCTCCCGCGTCTCGCATTTCCCGAGGAAAAGATGCGTGGCGAGATTGCAACAATGAAGTAA
- a CDS encoding uncharacterized protein (EggNog:ENOG410PFCS~COG:I~BUSCO:1218at33183), producing the protein MVRLPLPHRISSKAKAPISSPTTQEDVLAAPTPVNSDSRPLILITSVICGRNLAAKDRNGTSDPYLVVTLGDSRQSTPTISKTLNPEWNVSFELPVVGVPLLECVCWDKDRFGKDYMGEFDIPLEDLFIDGRIHQEPKWYNLHSKSKSGKDSDVSGQIQLQFSLFDPSNPSGSPEEISAKFRALVSSCDPEEEEVAPVVSAETDEKSEETSDDTTDDLTKPGVAEKRRRRLRLARLRNKSIAARAYEFSGAKEGVSGIVFMEVGKILDLPPERNVTRTSFDMDPFVVTSLGRKTLRTRVIRHNLNPVFDEKMVFQVMKHEQSYSFSFTVMDRDKLSGNDFVASANFPLQALIQAGPVADPETGLYQLPGLSQPTVTTPLASKSRFRLAISRSSSANSLSKLARPALKSRTSATSLSSQFQPVEQQASAPGTAPSESAPQLNLPGTSPNSSDGTATPPDADDLKSYIIPLVLKNKDRWEDKHAPELHVRAKYMPYPALRQQFWRVMLKQYDADDSGRISKVELTAMLDTLGSTLKESTIDNFFHTFAEENEPSDTVDLTFDQAVICLEEKLQALQKKTVGSQLRKLIPNSSMSTGGIAESENQSSEDLSPRLGPSISVSADYRGTTTTTMSRDESSSSEEGTLHPDDLADERGEEHVIELRECPLCHQPRLAKRSDADIITHIATCASQDWRQVDNLVMGGFVTSSQAQRKWYSKVITKISYGGYKLGANSANILVQDRITGQINEERMSVYVRLGIRLLYKGLKSRDMEKKRIRKMLKSLSIKQGKKYDDPASASQIEDFINFHQLDMSEVLLPLEEFKSFNEFFYRALKPGARPCSAPDNPDIIVSPADCRSVVFDRIDDATKIWVKGREFSLERLLGKAYPEDVQRYKGGALGIFRLAPQDYHRFHIPVDGVLGTPKTIEGEYYTVNPMAIRSALDVYGENVRILVPIDSVSHGRVMFICVGAMMVGSTVITRQAGEKVTRAEELGYFKFGGSTVLLLFEPGRMNFDSDLLDNSKGALETLVRVGMSIGHSPHVPQYTPDMRKPDELISSQEREDANRKIGGGSTPAIQLEDPSQ; encoded by the exons ATGGTCCGGCTCCCGCTTCCTCACCGTATCAGCAGCAAGGCCAAGGCCCCTATCTCGTCTCCTACTACCCAAGAAGACGTCCTGGCAGCTCCCACGCCCGTCAACTCCGACTCCAGGCCCTTGATTCTCATCACGAGCGTCATCTGT GGCAGGAACTTGGCCGCCAAAGACAGAAATGGGACCAGTGATCCC TATCTGGTCGTCACCTTGGGGGACTCCCGCCAATCCACCCCGACCATCTCAAAGACGCTGAACCCGGAATGGAACGTGTCTTTCGAACTGCCCGTTGTCGGCGTCCCTCTGCTGGAATGCGTGTGCTGGGACAAGGATAGGTTCGGCAAGGACTACATGGGTGAATTCGACATCCCCCTCGAAGACCTCTTCATTGACGGTCGCATCCACCAAGAA CCAAAATGGTATAATCTCCACTCGAAGTCGAAGAGCGGCAAGGATAGCGATGTTTCCGGCCAGATACAGCTCCAGTTCTCCCTCTTCGATCCCTCAAACCCCTCCGGCTCCCCGGAAGAAATCTCCGCCAAATTCCGGGCCCTGGTGTCCTCTTGTGACCctgaggaagaggaagtCGCCCCCGTCGTGTCTGCGGAAACCGACGAAAAGTCGGAAGAGACCTCCGATGACACGACAGACGACCTTACGAAGCCTGGAGTCGCCGAAAAGAGGCGCCGAAGACTCCGCCTTGCCAGACTGAGAAACAAATCAATTGCTGCCCGCGCATACGAGTTCTCCGGTGCCAAAGAGGGAGTCTCTGGAATCGTGTTTATGGAAGTTGGCAAGATCTTGGACCTGCCACCCGAGCGGAACG TCACCCGAACATCTTTCGACATGGATCCGTTTGTCGTCACATCCTTAGGCCGCAAGACACTGCGAACCCGTGTCATCCGCCACAACCTTAATCCCGTTTTCGACGAGAAGATGGTATTCCAGGTGATGAAACATGAACAGTCGTATTCTTTCAGCTTCACTGTGATGGATAGGGACAAGCTTTCCGGAAACGATTTTGTTGCTTCGGCGAATTTTCCCCTCCAGGCTCTCATTCAAGCTGGTCCCGTCGCCGACCCCGAAACCGGCCTCTATCAGTTGCCCGGCCTGTCACAACCTACAGTTACCACACCTCTTGCTTCCAAGTCTCGGtttaggcttgcaatctcgCGCTCTTCCTCCGCCAACAGCCTCTCCAAATTGGCAAGACCGGCTTTGAAATCACGAACCTCCGCCACATCCCTATCGAGTCAGTTCCAGCCGGTGGAACAACAAGCCAGCGCCCCCGGCACCGCTCCATCTGAGTCCGCGCCCCAGCTAAATTTACCAGGAACCAGTCCTAACTCATCGGATGGTACCGCCACGCCGCCCGATGCCGATGATCTAAAGTCCTACATCATACCCCTCGTCCTGAAAAACAAGGATCGATGGGAAGACAAACATGCCCCGGAGCTGCACGTTCGCGCCAAATACATGCCTTACCCTGCCCTGCGCCAGCAGTTCTGGAGGGTCATGCTGAAGCAGTACGATGCCGACGATAGCGGCAGAATTAGCAAAGTTGAATTGACGGCCATGCTTGATACTCTCGGTTCGACGTTGAAAGAGTCCACTATTGATAACTTTTTCCACACTTTTGCAGAAGAGAATGAGCCCAGCGACACGGTAGACTTGACATTCGATCAAGCCGTGATCTGTCTAGAGGAAAAGCTTCAGGCACTGCAGAAGAAGACGGTGGGGTCACAGTTACGTAAACTGATACCAAATTCTTCCATGTCGACGGGAGGAATAGCGGAGAGTGAGAATCAGTCCAGTGAGGATTTGAGTCCGCGTCTGGGCCCCTCTATCTCCGTCAGCGCTGACTATCGAGGTACAACTACCACGACTATGTCGCGTGATGAATCGAGCTCCAGTGAAGAAGGAACCCTTCATCCGGACGACCTAGCAGACGAACGGGGAGAAGAGCACGTCATTGAACTTCGTGAATGTCCTCTCTGCCACCAGCCAAGACTCGCAAAGCGATCGGATGCCGATATCATCACCCACATCGCCACCTGTGCTAGCCAGGATTGGCGTCAGGTCGATAATCTGGTCATGGGTGGGTTTGTCACCTCCAGCCAAGCACAAAGAAAATGGTATAGCAAGGTTATCACCAAGATCTCTTATGGCGGCTATAAGCTTGGTGCCAATTCAGCAAATATCCTCGTCCAGGACCGGATTACTGGCCAGATCAATGAAGAGCGCATGAGTGTGTATGTGAGACTAGGCATCCGGCTACTGTACAAGGGTTTAAAGAGTAGAGATATGGAGAAGAAGCGAA TCCGAAAAATGCTCAAATCCCTTAGTATCAAGCAAGGGAAAAAATACGACGACCCTGCGTCTGCGAGTCAAATCGAGGATTTCATCAACTTTCATCAGCTAGATATGTCGGAGGTTTTGCTTCCTCTCGAGGAATTCAAGTCGTTCAATGAATTCTTCTACCGTGCCTTGAAACCAGGAGCCCGTCCTTGCTCTGCCCCGGACAACCCAGACATCATCGTTTCGCCCGCAGACTGCCGTAGCGTTGTATTTGATCGAATTGATGACGCGACGAAGATTTGGGTGAAGGGTAGGGAGTTCTCATTAGAGCGGCTTCTTGGAAAAGCCTATCCGGAAGACGTACAACGTTACAAGGGTGGAGCTCTGGGGATTTTCCGGTTAGCTCCTCAGGACTACCATCGTTTCCATATTCCCGTGGACGGTGTACTGGGGACCCCTAAGACGATAGAGGGCGAATACTATACGGTGAATCCGATGGCGATCCGCTCTGCTCTTGATGTCTATGGCGAAAACGTCCGCATTCTCGTTCCAATCGACTCTGTTTCCCACGGGCGAGTCATGTTCATTTGCGTCGGTGCTATGATGGTCGGCAGCACGGTCATCACACGCCAGGCTGGCGAGAAAGTAACGCGCGCAGAAGAATTGGGCTACTTCAAGTTCGGTGGTAGCACCGTTCTACTCCTATTTGAGCCGGGCCGAATGAACTTTGACAGTGATCTCTTGGACAATTCCAAAGGAGCTCTTGAGACACTG GTACGAGTTGGCATGTCTATCGGCCATAGTCCACACGTCCCACAGTACACTCCTGACATGCGGAAACCCGACGAACTTATTTCTTCACAAGAAAGAGAGGACGCCAACCGCAAAATAGGCGGGGGTTCGACACCAGCGATACAATTAGAGGATCCATCGCAGTAG
- a CDS encoding uncharacterized protein (EggNog:ENOG410Q5DZ): MDYVSQTHSKIVRHKNSILSESPFDYEQPTDSNCDSSVAMVRVTSAVVALGAVCLAASEQVFGFKSGPSAPHIPPGLSHGFPPAYSSNKTDKPTQYFMAGPQLTGYAAASAVNKVPVIPISGDGIHCPSNTEPSAKSSDGYQCTYGNAEGTIHVHSGLSKCCYSPQESVFLLSTTGETYHAANYFFDSKFCCVDEGEVDASLTDGMCVYGQSRLTVPTSYVTKCCWNKKTDSFGVHLRQSVPNIPHVVINKGTKVDIFPDLSAGATVVDADIYQSFMALKIMLWLGGAINEHITFTIQVWYSHKWEIARRWQFGTWIPGEVYADFETLIRPDLSIDYKVHYTGSGIFGRLEETTGPFHIDTPPELKLFLGNLKMC, translated from the coding sequence ATGGACTATGTTTCTCAAACTCATTCTAAAATCGTCAGACACAAGAACTCAATTTTATCCGAGTCTCCTTTTGATTACGAACAACCTACCGATTCGAACTGCGACTCCTCAGTGGCGATGGTCCGAGTCACGTCAGCTGTGGTAGCTCTGGGAGCTGTATGCCTTGCGGCATCAGAACAAGTGTTCGGTTTCAAATCGGGCCCTTCGGCACCGCACATCCCTCCGGGGCTCTCCCATGGGTTTCCACCGGCCTACTCGTCGAATAAAACCGACAAACCGACTCAATATTTCATGGCAGGACCGCAGTTAACAGGATACGCGGCAGCATCCGCGGTGAATAAAGTGCCTGTGATTCCGATCTCTGGGGACGGAATACACTGTCCAAGCAATACAGAGCCCAGTGCTAAGAGCTCCGATGGCTACCAGTGCACGTACGGAAATGCAGAGGGGACTATCCACGTTCACTCCGGACTGTCCAAGTGCTGCTATTCGCCTCAGGAATCGGTGTTCTTGCTCTCTACGACGGGAGAGACGTATCATGCTGCGAATTACTTCTTCGATAGTAAATTCTGCTGTGTTGACGAGGGCGAGGTGGACGCTTCGCTCACTGACGGCATGTGCGTGTACGGGCAATCGCGGCTGACGGTGCCGACTTCGTACGTGACCAAGTGCTGCTGGAATAAGAAGACGGATTCGTTTGGGGTACACTTGCGACAGTCCGTGCCGAACATTCCGCACGTCGTCATCAACAAGGGGACCAAGGTAGATATCTTTCCGGATCTGAGTGCGGGAGCGACAGTCGTGGACGCGGACATCTACCAGTCGTTTATGGCCCTGAAGATAATGCTCTGGCTCGGCGGGGCGATCAACGAGCATATTACGTTCACAATACAGGTGTGGTACAGTCACAAGTGGGAGATTGCTCGACGGTGGCAGTTTGGGACGTGGATCCCGGGCGAGGTGTACGCTGATTTCGAGACGCTGATCAGGCCTGACCTCTCGATCGACTACAAGGTGCACTACACGGGCAGTGGGATATTTGGGCGGCTGGAGGAGACGACCGGGCCGTTCCACATCGATACCCCTCCCGAACTTAAGCTGTTTCTGGGCAACCTGAAAATGTGCTAG
- a CDS encoding uncharacterized protein (EggNog:ENOG410PN8E~COG:S): protein MGSTQPSQGGRSHAFQVISDLHLEVGRQYSSFEFPVKAPNLIFAGDVGCLAQYDEYLDFIRKQTCRFERVFLVLGNHEFYDMTYAAGLEKARELEKEPSLDGRLILLDRTRYDIPDSHVTLLGCTLWSRVADDVKEIVRSKVKDYRRIEDWSVEVHNSGHEKDSGWLKDQVKEIQRGGEQRQMLIVTHHAPCFDGTSSPRHAQNPWTCAFASDTLPDEGWAGVKYWIFGHTHYTTEFTRGVVRVVSNQRGYVLPSELTEKRPENKFDVEKVIWM, encoded by the coding sequence ATGGGCTCAACTCAACCCTCCCAAGGAGGACGGTCACACGCCTTCCAAGTGATATCTGACCTCCATCTTGAAGTTGGCCGGCAGTACTCTTCGTTCGAATTTCCCGTTAAAGCGCCGAATCTTATTTTTGCAGGCGATGTTGGCTGCCTGGCGCAATATGACGAGTACCTCGACTTCATTCGGAAGCAGACGTGCCGATTCGAACGGGTGTTTCTCGTTCTTGGAAACCATGAGTTCTACGATATGACCTATGCCGCGGGCCTAGAGAAGGCGAGGGAACTCGAGAAAGAGCCTAGCCTGGATGGACGGCTTATCCTTCTTGACAGAACGCGCTATGACATTCCGGATTCTCACGTCACGCTTTTGGGGTGCACGCTTTGGTCAAGGGTGGCTGACGATGTGAAAGAGATTGTGAGATCGAAGGTTAAGGATTATCGGAGGATAGAGGACTGGTCCGTCGAGGTTCACAATTCAGGGCATGAAAAAGATAGTGGCTGGCTGAAAGACCAGGTCAAAGAAATACAGCGAGGGGGTGAACAGAGACAGATGCTGATCGTTACGCATCATGCCCCGTGCTTCGATGGAACCTCGAGTCCGCGGCATGCGCAGAACCCATGGACGTGCGCGTTTGCAAGTGACACGCTCCCGGATGAAGGCTGGGCGGGCGTGAAGTATTGGATCTTCGGGCACACACATTACACAACAGAGTTTACCAGGGGGGTTGTCAGAGTTGTGAGCAACCAACGGGGATACGTACTTCCATCGGAGTTGACGGAGAAAAGGCCAGAAAACAAGTTTGATGTCGAAAAGGTGATTTGGATGTGA
- a CDS encoding uncharacterized protein (EggNog:ENOG410PFXD~COG:S~TransMembrane:9 (o490-508i515-532o538-559i571-590o610-631i681-699o705-724i731-750o811-836i)~BUSCO:2296at33183) has protein sequence MEEENPYFSVSTEALLPTSASCRSSRTPSPSGIHMAPSRPALRRDNITRNGRPEGKELRWTNPVGDASENPQDILPDSAEDGRPRAPQIPPAVHLSFDTPTYNGESADDHNVQRKFERRLTGFPSDVDEEPLRQTSSEQRKSRELHFAYERAQKLASRLRMPSFARKARPMKSKDDGGGSGDAFIPVDLNEKDDSLNEPTHPMNSSPSSITEAHNIVRRLSRHRLDPLTHNRPIDLPSGQVTPYGERDPNNYVEPRSHYRGSILFNLLKLYHNGEQEGREESQQLSSSSLPLHHSPQQSISIPSTPRTKSKWYDKSKNLSSSSLSTLLPDAQSRRSSVDHGLKHSRSSSMLASAAKKLLPRPRLEDEIRISVHIAETISRQRYLMKLCQALMKYGAPTHRLEEYMCMTARVLEIDAQFLYVPGCMFFSFGDSATHTTELKLLKYPPGLDLGRLADVHEIYKEVVHDVIGVEEAIQTLDEINRRKDKYNKWWLIFFYGCASACVGPFAFEAGALDMPIAFLLGCILGALKYLVVPRSPLYSNVFELTAAMVTSFLARAFGSIRADSGESRRLFCFPALAQSSIALILPGYMVLCSSLELQSRNMLAGSVRLVYSIIYSLVLGFGMMLGTSFYGSMDPYATSAYACRGAARFGNINEYARKFPSVILFTLCLVMINQAKWKQAPVMIIISFAGYVVNFFSVKRFANNTQIASVLGAFVIGVMGNLYSRLRHGLAAAAILPAIFVQVPSGLAASGSLLSSLAFANEINRNKTATHNADKNSLDPILPVNLTETSKGLPQLLGANKMYGNVVFDLAYGMVQVSIAITVGLFLAALVVYPLGKRRSGLFSF, from the coding sequence ATGGAGGAAGAAAATCCGTACTTCTCAGTGAGCACTGAGGCCCTTCTGCCGACTTCTGCCAGCTGCCGGAGTTCACGAACACCAAGCCCTTCCGGGATCCATATGGCTCCATCGCGGCCAGCCTTGAGGCGTGATAACATTACCAGAAATGGCAGGCCAGAGGGCAAAGAGTTGCGGTGGACGAATCCCGTTGGGGATGCATCAGAGAATCCGCAAGATATCCTACCAGATAGCGCAGAGGACGGCAGGCCACGAGCTCCCCAAATACCACCTGCCGTCCATCTGTCCTTTGATACACCAACTTACAACGGAGAATCTGCTGACGATCATAATGTGCAACGGAAATTCGAGCGACGATTGACCGGGTTTCCTTCCGACGTTGACGAAGAACCTCTACGGCAAACCAGTTCGGAACAACGAAAAAGCAGGGAACTGCATTTCGCTTATGAGAGAGCGCAGAAACTAGCTTCGAGATTACGCATGCCGTCGTTTGCTCGGAAAGCCCGTCCCATGAAATCTAAGGATGACGGTGGAGGAAGCGGTGACGCATTTATCCCAGTTGATCTCAACGAAAAGGATGATAGCTTGAATGAACCGACACACCCAATGAACTCATCCCCATCTAGCATTACTGAAGCCCACAATATAGTTCGAAGATTGAGTAGGCATCGTTTGGACCCTTTGACTCACAACCGCCCTATCGATCTCCCCTCAGGCCAAGTCACTCCTTACGGAGAAAGGGATCCGAACAACTACGTGGAGCCACGGTCGCATTATCGCGGTAGCATATTGTTCAATCTACTCAAGCTTTACCATAATGGCGAGCAAGAAGGGCGAGAAGAGAGTCAACAACTTTCGTCGTCGAGCCTGCCGTTGCACCATTCTCCTCAGCAATCCATTTCTATACCTAGCACGCCGCGCACAAAGAGCAAATGGTACGACAAGTCGAAAAATTTATCCTCGAGTTCGCTCAGCACGCTGCTACCGGACGCACAATCCCGTCGTTCTTCGGTGGACCATGGGCTCAAACACTCCAGGAGTAGTAGCATGCTTGCCTCTGCGGCAAAGAAGCTCCTCCCTCGTCCCCGCCTTGAAGATGAAATTCGTATTTCGGTGCATATCGCGGAGACTATCTCACGCCAACGGTATCTGATGAAACTCTGCCAGGCGCTTATGAAGTACGGTGCTCCGACCCATCGACTCGAGGAGTATATGTGCATGACGGCAAGAGTCTTAGAGATCGATGCTCAGTTCTTGTACGTCCCCGGGTGTatgttcttttctttcggTGACTCTGCGACGCACACCACCGAGTTGAAGCTGTTGAAGTACCCCCCAGGACTCGATCTGGGACGACTGGCCGATGTACACGAAATATACAAGGAAGTGGTGCATGATGTTATCGGGGTCGAGGAAGCCATACAAACATTAGACGAAATCAACCGCCGGAAGGacaaatataataaatgGTGGCTCATCTTCTTCTATGGCTGTGCATCTGCCTGTGTGGGACCTTTCGCCTTCGAAGCCGGCGCCTTGGATATGCCGATAGCCTTCCTCTTGGGATGCATTCTTGGTGCACTGAAATACCTTGTTGTCCCCCGCTCCCCGTTGTATTCTAATGTCTTTGAACTCACCGCTGCTATGGTGACGTCTTTCCTCGCCCGTGCATTCGGAAGCATTCGGGCTGATTCGGGTGAATCCCGCCGCCTGTTTTGTTTCCCAGCCCTCGCTCAATCCTCTATTGCGCTTATTCTCCCAGGATACATGGTGCTCTGCAGCAGCTTGGAGCTCCAGTCTCGGAACATGCTCGCAGGCTCAGTGCGGCTGGTATACTCCATCATTTACTCGCTGGTGCTGGGATTCGGAATGATGCTGGGTACGTCCTTTTATGGAAGCATGGATCCATATGCAACTTCTGCATACGCCTGTCGTGGCGCAGCCCGCTTCGGCAATATAAACGAATACGCACGAAAGTTTCCATCTGTTATCCTTTTCACACTTTGCTTGGTCATGATCAATCAGGCGAAATGGAAACAGGCTCCGGTCATGATCATCATCTCGTTTGCCGGATACGTCGTCAATTTCTTCTCCGTTAAACGGTTTGCGAATAATACGCAGATCGCGAGCGTCCTAGGGGCCTTTGTCATCGGCGTCATGGGAAACCTGTATAGTCGTTTGCGACATGGGCTCGCTGCCGCCGCGATATTACCGGCGATATTCGTTCAGGTGCCGTCGGGCTTGGCCGCGAGTGGTTCGCTCCTGTCCAGCCTGGCTTTTGCGAATGAAATAAACCGCAACAAGACGGCCACGCATAACGCGGATAAGAATTCGCTCGATCCTATCCTGCCAGTGAATTTAACTGAGACGAGCAAGGGACTGCCGCAGTTGCTGGGGGCGAACAAGATGTATGGGAATGTGGTGTTTGACTTGGCGTATGGGATGGTGCAGGTTAGCATTGCAATTACTGTTGGGTTGTTTTTGGCGGCGTTGGTCGTATACCCTCTAgggaagaggaggagcggGCTGTTCAGTTTCTAG